A genome region from Arachis duranensis cultivar V14167 chromosome 6, aradu.V14167.gnm2.J7QH, whole genome shotgun sequence includes the following:
- the LOC107492963 gene encoding uncharacterized protein LOC107492963 — translation MATIIRARISEIEFAEANKIDEQKQPITDKRNSIENRNLYTRRITWRPPIGDRLKANVDGAFRKKTEEGAIALVIRNNEGKVVAGSAETVRATSNLSVESMALRNALILAKNLQLENILFESDSLPFIQAVKAKKTIGEINLILRDIYVLVEGISNSGFTWTHREGNQLAHQVTSLAINGRLNRNWTWDQPVEIREIARREARSTFK, via the coding sequence ATGGCAACGATCATAAGGGCAAGAATCTCAGAAATAGAATTTGCAGAGGCAAATAAAATAGATGAACAGAAGCAGCCAATCACAGACAAAAGAAATAGTATTGAGAATAGAAATCTGTACACAAGAAGGATTACCTGGAGGCCGCCAATAGGAGACAGGCTCAAAGCGAATGTTGATGGAGCTTTCAGGAAGAAAACCGAAGAGGGTGCAATAGCTTTGGTAATCAGAAATAATGAAGGAAAAGTAGTAGCAGGATCAGCTGAAACAGTCAGAGCAACATCAAATTTATCAGTGGAATCAATGGCATTAAGGAATGCTCTTATTCTAGCAAAAAATTTACAATTGGAAAATATCCTATTTGAATCGGATAGTTTACCTTTCATCCAAGCAGTGAAAGCGAAGAAAACTATCGGTGAGATAAATCTGATTCTAAGGGATATCTATGTCCTGGTGGAGGGTATATCGAATAGCGGTTTTACGTGGACACACAGGGAGGGCAATCAACTAGCACACCAAGTGACAAGCCTTGCGATAAACGGCAGACTTAATCGTAATTGGACCTGGGATCAACCAGTGGAAATTAGAGAGATTGCAAGAAGAGAAGCACGGAGTACTTTCAAATAG
- the LOC107492968 gene encoding protein FANTASTIC FOUR 2: MSSLSVCQGLQSCLEPRVIEPRVIRLKLAPPGSKIAPPPSESESHQQEQPDEKKDMAAGSGDWSFLQALSHHPSSQCNDHNNDDKVYVHPTVKRSSSMLSAKSLEMCTESLGSETGSDQNSLFISETHETHQSSNTTLIKHRKRSPHGARSFPPPLTSITHLMPHRHDGRLVLKAVAVASPPPESGAYFHAERSHGRLRLGFCLPEESESEEEKDKDDEDEEEDEEEFVENSVEEGVVRKFGRGVSSNGGRCKEGGNPHFFCADSFFDLIRTSIV; the protein is encoded by the coding sequence atgtcATCGTTAAGCGTGTGTCAAGGGTTACAATCATGTCTTGAACCCCGTGTGATTGAGCCACGTGTCATTAGGCTGAAATTGGCTCCACCAGGTTCCAAAATTGCTCCTCCACCCTCGGAATCCGAGTCCCACCAACAAGAACAACCTGATGAGAAAAAGGACATGGCTGCTGGCAGTGGTGACTGGAGTTTCCTTCAAGCACTCTCACACCACCCTTCTTCTCAATGTAATGATCATAATAACGATGACAAAGTTTATGTTCATCCAACAGTTAAACGCTCCTCTTCAATGCTCAGTGCTAAGAGCTTAGAAATGTGCACTGAAAGCCTCGGAAGCGAAACAGGTAGCGATCAAAATTCTCTCTTCATCTCTGAGACTCATGAGACTCATCAGAGTAGTAACACAACTTTGATAAAGCATAGAAAGAGATCGCCTCACGGGGCTCGAAGCTTTCCACCGCCTCTTACTTCCATCACTCATCTAATGCCTCACCGCCATGACGGCAGGCTCGTCTTGAAAGCCGTCGCCGTTGCTTCTCCTCCTCCGGAGAGTGGCGCTTACTTTCACGCTGAACGCAGCCATGGTAGGCTAAGGCTTGGGTTTTGCCTCCCCGAGGAGAGTGAAAGCGAAGAGGAAAAAGATAAAGACgacgaagatgaagaagaagatgaagaagagttTGTGGAGAATAGTGTGGAGGAGGGAGTAGTGAGAAAGTTTGGGAGAGGCGTGAGTAGTAATGGCGGCAGGTGCAAGGAAGGCGGGAATCCACACTTTTTTTGTGCTGATTCCTTCTTTGATCTCATCAGGACAAGTATCGTATAG